From Deltaproteobacteria bacterium:
CCAAACTGGATTCCCGCTTTCGCGGGAATGACGGCCATAACACCGAACCACGTTACCCACAAATTTGTCGCGCAGCCCGCCGGCCGCGCGGCTCGCATACCGGATCGCCTCGAGCAGCTTTGACTCACTGCGGCTCATCCACTAGGTTGAGCGCCGCCTTGGCCCACGTGCATGCTTCGCTTCTCTTACCGCGTCTTCTTGTGGATCTTCGCGTTGGCGAACAGCGTGGTCTGGTTCTTCCTGCTTTATGGCTTGGCACTCCTGGTTCACGAGCACTTCGCTGATGCTGCTGGCCTGGCGCGCACAGGCGCGCTCGCCTTTTTCGCGCTGACACCGTTTGTCAGCGCGGTGCTGGCCAGCCAGGGCGCTATCGTCAACCTGCGGGCGCAGTACCTGGTTGGCCGATTCACCGCGCCACCGGCCGGCGCCGGCATTTGCCGCCAACCCGCCAATCCCTGGTTCGTCTCGTTGCGCAGCGCACCGCCGCTGGCGCTGGCAGCGGCGCTGGTGAGCACCGCCGCCGTCGCGCTCAGCGCACCCGCGGTCTTAAGTGCCAGCCTAAGCGCGCGCGCGATGGGAGGTATTGGGGCAGCGGTGACGCTGGCAGCTGCTGTCATCGTCGCCGATCGCGAGTTTCGCCGCTTTCACGCTCACCTCGGTGCAGTCGGGCAACGCCCAACCCCACTCGGCCGCTACCTGGCACTGCACTTCGCCGCCCCGTGGACAACCGTGAACGGCGTGCTGAACGGAATCTTCGCCTGGATGCTCTACCGTGAGGGCCCCGGTCATTCAGCTCCGCTGGTGTCGATTGCTGAGCTGCGCTTCGACCTCACTCTCACGGCCTTCCTTATTAGTGTGTTTACGGCGCTCGCAGTTATTCCGGAAGTCGAGACCGACTTTGCCGCGGGGCTGACCCCGCCGGCGCACAACCTGCCGGCCATGCCCCCGGTGGCGATCCGCCTTGGCCTTGCCTTGGCGCTGGCGGGTACCGTCTGGGTACTGATCACGCTCCTGGCCCGCCTGACTGAACCCGCAGGAGTGCCGCTCTCGGTCACCATCGGGGTCAAGGCGGCCGGTGGCGCCGGCATAGCAGCACTCGCGGCCATTCAGTGTGCCCGGTGGACGCTGGCGCGCTGCCAGGCGCGCGCTACGGTGGCCGCGCCGCTGCCAAAGGCCGCTTACGCGAGCTGATTCTCTAACGAGGTACGAATGAAACGCCGCCACCTGATTGAGTTGTCCGCAGAGGAACAAGCCCGCTTCCTTGCCGAACATAAGACGATCGCGCTCTGCAGCATCGACCACCGCGGATATCCGCACGTCATCGCCATGTGGTACGAGGTCGCAGCCGACGGCAGCGTGCTGATGACGACCTACGCGAAATCGCAAAAGGCCCGCAACATCGAGCGCAACCCGAAGGTGGCGCTAATGGCCGAGTCGGGCGCTACCTACGATCAGCTCAAGGGCGTCATGATTCGCGGCCGGGCCGAGCTGATCCGCGACCTAGACCAGTGCGTCGGCGTCCTCACCCGCATTCATCAAAAGATGGGAGGGGCACTGGTTCCCGGCATCGAGGAAGCCATGAAGGCACAGGCCCGCAAGCGGGTGGTAATTCGCGTGGTGCCCGAGCGAACCGGCAGCTGGGACCACAGCAAGCTCGGCGGCGTCTACTGAGCAACAACGACAACGACCGAATTGCCTTTTGTCCTGGGCCAGCGCCGCCCCCCCTGCTACCGGCCGGTAGCAGGGTTAAAGTCCTTTAGTTTCATCTAATTACCGATCCACCGTCGGCCAGGGGTGCTACCGAGCGTTGGCACCCATCGTGGGCGCAGCGCCTCTTTTCCCTCTACTAGGCGAGCCCAAAGCGACGGCACACATGTTGTACTACGTCGCAAGCAAGTCACACATCCCGCTTGGCGGGAAGGGAACTTTGGGAGAACTGGCCATGGAAGAGCAAGTATCGAGGCGGCAGCCGATTCCTTTTCCTGATCCCAGGCCGCTGATTCTGATCGCAGATAGCCACCGGCTCTGTCGCGAGTCGCTGGCAGCGAGCGTCTGCGAGTCGGCCGGCGGGTTACGGGTGCGAACCACGCCGCTGGACTTGCCGCTGATCATACCGGCCCTGGTTCAAGCCCGCTCGGCGCTGTTGTTGCTGTCTTGCTGCACGGAGATCATGAATCCGTTGCCGCTGCTGCTCACGGTGCAGGCACGTGCGCCGCGCACCCGCCTGATGCTTTTGGCCGAACACGACGATCTGCCGCTGGAGGAGTACAGGAGACGAATTCCGCTCGATGCGGTGCTGCAAACGGCCGGGCAGCTTTGCGCCGTGATGAAGGCGATTGCGGAATCGTGGCCGAGCCGCGAGCCGGCAGCCCTGGCGCCCGATCAGCGCCGTAAGCTGACACCGCGCGAGCTGCAGATCGCCCGCCAGGTGATGGCGGGCTTGCGCAACGCCCAGATCGCCAAGGCCATCGGAATCGCCGAGAAGACGGTGAAGGTCAACCTGACCAACATCTTCGGCAAGCTCGGCGTCAGCTCGCGCTCAGAGCTGGCCGCGTTAGCGGCAGAGTTGCTGACGCCGCGTCCCTCAGTTGTGTGGCGCGCCTGAAGGAGTCGAAGCCATGCCTGCCGTGCTAGTGGTCGACGACACGCCGGGGTTTCACGCCGTCCAGCAGGTGCTGCAACCGCAGGGCTTTGAGCTGTGCCATACGGAAGGATTTGCGCGCAGTTGTCGGCTGTGCCGCGACCGGCGCTTTGATCTCGGACTGATCGACTTTCGCCTCGGAACGGCCAACAGCGCCCACACCGGGCTGGACTTGTTGCAGGAGCTGTCGCCGCAATTTCCGGCAATTATTCTCAGCGAAGTGACTGACGCGCCCCAGCTGCGGGCGTCGTTGTGTGGTAGCGTGCCGCAGTACCTGTTCAAGCCCGTGACGGAGGAGCGCCTACTCCCGCTGGTCCGCTCGACGCTGGCTACCGCCACCCTGCCCCTGCCCCTGCAGCGGCTGGTCGGCACCAGCTCGGCGATGGCGGAGCTGCGGGCGCGGATTCAGGCGGTGGCGCCACGCCCGGTACGTGTCCTCATTGTGGGCGCCTCCGGCAGCGGCAAAGAGCTGGTCGCTCGCGCCATCCATGGCCTCAGCCCCCGGCATGCCGGGCCGTTTGTCGGCGTGAACTGTGCTGCCTTGCCACGTGAACTGGTCGAGTCAGAGCTGTTCGGTTACGAACGCGGTGCGTTCACGGGCGCGTCGAGCAGGAGGCGCGGGCTGTTCGAGCTAGCACATCGGGGAACGCTTTTTCTCGATGAGATCGAGGAGCTCGCCCCCGAGGCCCAGGCAAAGCTGCTGCGGGTGCTGGAGGACTTGCACTTTCGGCGAGTGGGCGGGGAGGAGGAGCTCGACGTTGACGTGCGCGTCATTGCAGCGAGCAATCAGGACCTGCGCCGGCGCATGGCCGCGGGGCAGTTCCGCGACGACCTGTTCCACCGCTTGAGTGTGGTGACGCTGACCGTCCCCGCCCTCGGCGAGCGCCACAGCGATATCCCACAACTGGTGCGCTTCTTCCTGCACGAATTCGGGGCGGAAAGCCTCCAGCTGAGTGCGGCAGCCTTGAGCCAACTAGAACGCTATGCTTGGCCGGGCAACGTGCGCGAGTTGCGCAACGTCATCGAGAGGACCATCGTCTTCGCCACCGGTGGTGAAATCGCCGCTTTTGATCTCGGCTTGCACAGTGGCGCTGCCGCCACCGTCGCGCGGCCGTCGTCGGTACAACACGCGGTCTCCAACCTAAGCACGGCCTTCACCAACGCGGTCCGCGCCGGCAACACCCCGCGCGGCCTGCTCTCGGCCATCGAACGATCCCTGGCCGAGACCGCTCTCAGCTTAGCCAGCGGCAATAAGACCGCCGCGGCCCGCTGGCTCGATCTCGATCGCAAGGCACTCGACCGCCGCCTTCGTCGCGGCGAGCCGAACCAATGCAGCGCGCCGACTCCTGCGATGGCAGAGGCAACAGAACCGGCGCCTGGCGCCAACGACAATCGCCGGTAGCCAACTTCGCGGCGCAGCCGGCAAGGCGAACGGTCAGCTACTCCTCAGGTTCGACAATTATCGTCGCATGCGGGTCGACGCCGGGTGCAAGGTGGATCGCCACGCTGTGCTCGCCGAGCGTTTTAATCGGCTCGGTCAGGCGAACGCGCTTGCGCTCGATCGCGTGCCCGGCGGCCGCCAGCGCTTTCTCGATGTCCTGATTAGTAACCGACCCGAAAAGCTTCCCCTCTTCACCGGCTCGCGCCTTGATGACCAAGCGCAGCGCGGTGATCTTCTGCGCCACGCTCTCCGCCGCTCGTTTCTCGCGCTCGCGCTTCTCGCCGGCAACGCGCTTCAGATGTTCCAGCGCCTTGACGTTGCGGCGGTCGGCGACGATCGCCAGGCCACGTGGCAGCAGATAATTGCGCGCATAACCCGGCTTTACCTTGACCACGTCGCCGGTAACGCCAAGGTGCGGCACTTCCTCGCGCAGAATGACTTCCATCGAATTGCTCCTTCACCAGTCAGGTCCAGTTCTTCAGTCATCGGCCTGGTTGGACAAGATCACACCGAGGCGGCGGAAGTTTGCCCACAGGTCGAAGATACCAAGCAGCAACACCACTGCCAGCAACACTTGTTGCGTGGCAATCAGCACATAGGAGGCGACGCGTAGGCTGCGGCGAACTTGAAACTGTGCCAGAAAGAAGCTGATCACCGCCAGCCCCTGGCACAGGTAGCATCCGAGCAGCATCACGAAGGCGTTGCGCGCAACCAGTGCGATCTCCGGCAGCGGCGCGAACATACCGAAACCGGCGCCGATGAACCCCCAGATCAACGCGGCCGGTACGCTCCAGGTGCGCAGGTCGGCCAACTGCAGCCACGGCAGCAGGCTGCGGACTATGAGCACGTTCAGCAGCATCGTGAACCCGCCAGCCAGTACCAGCACGCCCGGCAGAATTCCCAGAATTCCGGCCAGCATGGGCTCACGCATCGCCAGGAGATCGCTGGCCGCGTCCGGCTCCATGCCGAAGCGGCCGGATGCCGAAACGGCCAGATCGAAGCTCTCTTGCAACCGCTCGCGCAAGCCCTCCAGCACCAGGTTCGGCGAACCGTAGGTGACCAACAGCAATACCGCCACTGCCAGGCTCCAGGCCCCGGCTCCGAGCAACACCGTACGTTCGACGGACCAGGCCCGGCGCAGAGCCGCCGCCGCAGCCAACGTCGGCCCGCCGATCGTAAGCATATAGGTCAATGCCGGCCCGGGTCCGAGCAGCGCAGCAGCCACCAGCGTAGTCAGCGCCACACACGCGGCCAGAGCACCGGCACCGTGGCGGCCGCCCAGCAACAGACCCGGCAGCGGCACGAATGGCAGCAGCACCACCGACACCGGCGCACCGACGACGGCGGTCACGAACAACCCGCCGGTTGCCGCCACCGCCGCCCCCACGGCAGACGAACCATGTGCAGTCGCTAAGCGCACTTACATCGCCGCCGTATAGGGCACCAGCGCCACCGTGCGCGCCCGCTTGATGGCTACCCGCAAGCGCCGCTGGTGACGGGCGCAGTTGCCGCTGATGCGGCTCGGAACGATCTTGCCACGATCGGTGATAAAAGTCGCCAGCGTGCGGGTATCCTTGTAGTCGATGATCGCTTCCTTGTCGGCGCAGAAGCGACAGACTTTACGACGTCCGGCACCCCGCCGTCGAAAGCCGCCGCCGCCGGCTCCGCCACGCTCGCGATCGTCGCCGCGGCCTGCGCTGCGGCCCCTGCCGCCCCTTGGACCTGCCTCTGCCATGATTCCTCCTTCGTTACTCCGGGACTACGGTAGTCTCTTCCGGTTCGCTGGGCGCGGATACAGCCCGCGCCGCCTTCTTGCGGCCGGTGCTCTCCTTGCGCTTGACCTCCGCCGCCCGCACTGAGACGAAACGCATGACCTCGTCGGCGATCTTCAGTGTCCGCTCGAGCTCCCGCACCGCCTCGCCACCGGCGCCATACTCGATCACGACGTAGTAGCCGCGGCGCTGCTTCTGGATGGGATACGCCAGGTCGCGTAAGCCCCATTCGTGTACCTGTCCGACACTCCCGCCCATGCCTTCGAGCAACCGCTTAGCCCGTTCAATGGTCTCACGGACTTGCGCTTCCGGCACCTCGGGGTGCAGCACAAAGAGAGTTTCGTATTGCTGCATGCACTGCCTCCTAGTTCGCGCCCGCCACTGCTGGCCGGCGCTGGTTGAATCGATTCATCGCTGCTTCCAGGCCCTCGCGGAGCACGGTCTCGACCGCATCGGCCGCCGTCTCGAGCAGCGGCGCGAGGTGCTCCAATTCTTCCGGGCGAAACGCCGCCAACACGTGCGCCACGGCGTCCTCACCGGGTTGCGGGCGGCCGACGCCCAGCCGCACACGAACAAAGTCAGCGCCGCTGCACTCCATGATCGACGCCACCCCGCGATGGCCGCCGGCACCGCCGCCGCGTTTGACCCGCAGCTGCCCGTAAGCCAGATCGATATCGTCGTGGATAACGATCAAGCTCGCAGCCTGCGGCTGCAACGGCAGCAGAGCCTCCCCACTCGTATTCATGAAGCGCTCCGGCTCGACCAGACGTACCGCCTGGCCGGCAACACCGCCCTCGCCGATCTTGAGGCCTGGCATTGCTCGCGTCAATTCAATGCGCCAGCGCTCGGCCAAGCGCTCGATGACCATGAAACCCACATTGTGTCGGGTGGCAGCGTACCGTCGGCCGGGGTTGCCCAGGCCCACGACGAGGTACATTGCTGCTTACGCCGCTCCGCCCTTGGCCTCGCCCTTGGCCGCTTCGGCCGCCGCCCCTTCGACCGGCACCGCCGCTTCGGCCTCGGCGGCTTCAACCTTCACCTCTTCCACCGTCGGCGGCAGTACGGTCACCAGCGCCACATCGCTGTCGTACACCAACTCCACCCCCGCCGGGCTCCGCAGTGCGGCGATGTGGATGGTGTCGTGAATCTTCAACGGCGTCACGTCAACTTCGATGTACTGCGGGATATCGAAGGGCAAGCACTCGACCAGCACCTCACGCTGCAACGGCTGCAAGATGCCGCCTTCGACGATGCCCGCCGCCTTGCCGACAAAATGCAGCGGCACCTGGACGCGCAGCTTGGCCGTAACGTCAACCTCGTAGAAATCGGCGTGTAAGAGCGCGCCGCTGACCGGATCGAGCTGCACCTCTTTGATCAACGCCACCTTGTTCGCCAAGTCCTGCGCGCCGGAGCACAACTTGATCAAGTGGGTTGACCCCTCCAAGCCGGCGATCTTTGTACGATACTCTTTGGCGTTTATACTCACTGATAGTGGGCTACGCTTGGGGCCGTAGAACACGCCCGGCACCGCCCCACTGCGACGCAGCTGGCGCGCTGGCCCCTTGCCGGTACCGCTGCGGGGCTCGACGCTCAAATCCACCGTCTCCATATTGCCTGTTCACTCCTCTTTTCGGGTCAATCGAACAGCGAGCTGATCGACTCCTCGTTATGGGTTCGCCGGATCGCCTCACCCAGCAGTTGCGCCACGGAGAGCGTGTGGATCTTGCTGCAGCGCTGGCCGATCGGCGACAGTGGGATGGTGTCGGTGACGATCAGCTCCTTCAGCACCGACTGTTCGATGCGCTCGATCGCCGGGCCCGAGAGCACCGGATGGGTGCAGCAGGCGTAAACCTCGGTGGCTCCGGCCTCGCGCAGCGCCGCCGCCGCCGCCGCCAAGGTGCCGGCGGTGTCGACGATGTCGTCCACAATGATGGTCTTCTGGCCTTCCACTTCGCCGACTACCCGCATCTCGGCCACCTCATTCGGGCGCGGGCGCCGCTTATCGATGATGGCGAGGCCGGCATTGAGGTGCTTGGCGAAGGCCCGGGCGCGCTCCACCCCACCGGGATCGGGCGAGACTACGCACAACCCATCGCCCGGCAGCCGGTCGCGCACGTACTTGAGCAGCACCCGCGTCGCAAACAGGTTGTCGACGGGGATGTCGAAGAAGCCCTGAATCTGGCCAGCATGCAGATCGGTGGTGAGCAAGCGTGAGGCGCCCGAGGTCGTAATGAGGTCGGCCACCAGCTTGGCGCTGATCGGAACGCGGGGGTAGACCTTGCGGTCCTGGCGCGCATAGCCGAAATAGGGCACCACCGCGGTGACCCTTTTTGCCGAGGCCCGCTTGAAGGCATCGAGCAGCAGCAGCAACTCCATCAGGTTATCGTTCACCGGGGTGCAGGTGGATTGGACGACAAAGACGTCTCCGCCGCGGACGTTGTCCGATATCTTCACGTTGATCTCGCCGTCGCTGAAGCGACGCACGTCGGCATCTCCTGGGCGCACGCCCAAGTACTGGCAGACCGCTTGCGCCAGTGCCGGGTTTGAGTTCCCAGCAAACACCTGTATTTCGTCTCTCACGTGGCTTCCCATTGCCCTATTACACCTGGCGTTATCAGCTAAAGCACTGGGCGGGAAGGATTCGAACCTTCGAATACCGGATCCAAAGTCCGGGGCCTTACCGCTTGGCGACCGCCCATCACGCTGCCGCGGGCGAGATTTCTAACGTCTGCACCGCGACCGCCCACACGCCGCGCTCCCTGACGGCACCAGCCGCCACCTCCGCCGCCGAGCGCGTGCGCCACACGCCGAAGACTGCCGAGCCACTCCCCGTCATCAGGGCACCCTCGGCACCGAGTTGCATCAGCATCTTCTTGAGGGATCGCAACTCGGGAAACGCCTCGGCGGCCACAGCCTCAAGATCGTTGACCAGCATCGACCACGCGGGTCTTTTGCCGCCAGCGAAAGCGGCGATACTAGTGGCCGGCAGCGGGTTTGTCAACGAAACCTCCGGCCGGTGCGGACTTACCCCGGCCGCATCGTACTGCCGATAAATCGCGGCCGTGGACAGGCCGACTCCGGGGAACGCAACTACCAGTGCGATCCCGCCCCAGCCTTCAGCCGGCGTCACGATTTCGCCAACACCTCCGACCCGTGCCGGCCGCCCGTAGATGAAGAATGGCACATCGGCGCCGAGTCGGGCCGCCCATTGGGCCAGTTGGGCCTTACTATGGCGCGCTTCCAGAAGCCGGTTCAGGGCCAGTAACGTGGCCGCGGCGTCACTGCTGCCCCCTCCCAAACCCGCAGCGGCGGGGATGCGCTTGGTCAACTCGACATGCACCGCCGCCGTGACACCGCTCTCGGCCAGCAACAGCTCCGCTGCCGCGTGAACCAAGTTGCGCTGGTCCGCCGGAATCTCGGGCCGATCACAGCCGAGCGTGATCCGAGTCGCGCCACCGCGTTGGATCGTGAACGCCAGCTCGTCGTAGAGATCGACGGGCACCATCAGCGAATCGAGCAGGTGGTAACCGTCGGCACGGCGCCCGGTGATGCGCAAGAACAGGTTCACCTTGGCAGGCGCCAGAACACGCGCCGTCGCCGGCCCGGCCACCGTCGTGCCCCCGGTCGCAGATTGACCCCCCACAACTCGCATGCTACCA
This genomic window contains:
- a CDS encoding response regulator transcription factor, with protein sequence MEEQVSRRQPIPFPDPRPLILIADSHRLCRESLAASVCESAGGLRVRTTPLDLPLIIPALVQARSALLLLSCCTEIMNPLPLLLTVQARAPRTRLMLLAEHDDLPLEEYRRRIPLDAVLQTAGQLCAVMKAIAESWPSREPAALAPDQRRKLTPRELQIARQVMAGLRNAQIAKAIGIAEKTVKVNLTNIFGKLGVSSRSELAALAAELLTPRPSVVWRA
- the ispE gene encoding 4-(cytidine 5'-diphospho)-2-C-methyl-D-erythritol kinase is translated as MGGQSATGGTTVAGPATARVLAPAKVNLFLRITGRRADGYHLLDSLMVPVDLYDELAFTIQRGGATRITLGCDRPEIPADQRNLVHAAAELLLAESGVTAAVHVELTKRIPAAAGLGGGSSDAAATLLALNRLLEARHSKAQLAQWAARLGADVPFFIYGRPARVGGVGEIVTPAEGWGGIALVVAFPGVGLSTAAIYRQYDAAGVSPHRPEVSLTNPLPATSIAAFAGGKRPAWSMLVNDLEAVAAEAFPELRSLKKMLMQLGAEGALMTGSGSAVFGVWRTRSAAEVAAGAVRERGVWAVAVQTLEISPAAA
- a CDS encoding DUF2232 domain-containing protein; translated protein: MRLATAHGSSAVGAAVAATGGLFVTAVVGAPVSVVLLPFVPLPGLLLGGRHGAGALAACVALTTLVAAALLGPGPALTYMLTIGGPTLAAAAALRRAWSVERTVLLGAGAWSLAVAVLLLVTYGSPNLVLEGLRERLQESFDLAVSASGRFGMEPDAASDLLAMREPMLAGILGILPGVLVLAGGFTMLLNVLIVRSLLPWLQLADLRTWSVPAALIWGFIGAGFGMFAPLPEIALVARNAFVMLLGCYLCQGLAVISFFLAQFQVRRSLRVASYVLIATQQVLLAVVLLLGIFDLWANFRRLGVILSNQADD
- a CDS encoding ribose-phosphate pyrophosphokinase — protein: MRDEIQVFAGNSNPALAQAVCQYLGVRPGDADVRRFSDGEINVKISDNVRGGDVFVVQSTCTPVNDNLMELLLLLDAFKRASAKRVTAVVPYFGYARQDRKVYPRVPISAKLVADLITTSGASRLLTTDLHAGQIQGFFDIPVDNLFATRVLLKYVRDRLPGDGLCVVSPDPGGVERARAFAKHLNAGLAIIDKRRPRPNEVAEMRVVGEVEGQKTIIVDDIVDTAGTLAAAAAALREAGATEVYACCTHPVLSGPAIERIEQSVLKELIVTDTIPLSPIGQRCSKIHTLSVAQLLGEAIRRTHNEESISSLFD
- a CDS encoding 50S ribosomal protein L25/general stress protein Ctc, giving the protein METVDLSVEPRSGTGKGPARQLRRSGAVPGVFYGPKRSPLSVSINAKEYRTKIAGLEGSTHLIKLCSGAQDLANKVALIKEVQLDPVSGALLHADFYEVDVTAKLRVQVPLHFVGKAAGIVEGGILQPLQREVLVECLPFDIPQYIEVDVTPLKIHDTIHIAALRSPAGVELVYDSDVALVTVLPPTVEEVKVEAAEAEAAVPVEGAAAEAAKGEAKGGAA
- a CDS encoding 30S ribosomal protein S18, encoding MAEAGPRGGRGRSAGRGDDRERGGAGGGGFRRRGAGRRKVCRFCADKEAIIDYKDTRTLATFITDRGKIVPSRISGNCARHQRRLRVAIKRARTVALVPYTAAM
- a CDS encoding sigma-54-dependent Fis family transcriptional regulator, yielding MPAVLVVDDTPGFHAVQQVLQPQGFELCHTEGFARSCRLCRDRRFDLGLIDFRLGTANSAHTGLDLLQELSPQFPAIILSEVTDAPQLRASLCGSVPQYLFKPVTEERLLPLVRSTLATATLPLPLQRLVGTSSAMAELRARIQAVAPRPVRVLIVGASGSGKELVARAIHGLSPRHAGPFVGVNCAALPRELVESELFGYERGAFTGASSRRRGLFELAHRGTLFLDEIEELAPEAQAKLLRVLEDLHFRRVGGEEELDVDVRVIAASNQDLRRRMAAGQFRDDLFHRLSVVTLTVPALGERHSDIPQLVRFFLHEFGAESLQLSAAALSQLERYAWPGNVRELRNVIERTIVFATGGEIAAFDLGLHSGAAATVARPSSVQHAVSNLSTAFTNAVRAGNTPRGLLSAIERSLAETALSLASGNKTAAARWLDLDRKALDRRLRRGEPNQCSAPTPAMAEATEPAPGANDNRR
- a CDS encoding 50S ribosomal protein L9 — encoded protein: MEVILREEVPHLGVTGDVVKVKPGYARNYLLPRGLAIVADRRNVKALEHLKRVAGEKREREKRAAESVAQKITALRLVIKARAGEEGKLFGSVTNQDIEKALAAAGHAIERKRVRLTEPIKTLGEHSVAIHLAPGVDPHATIIVEPEE
- the rpsF gene encoding 30S ribosomal protein S6, whose amino-acid sequence is MQQYETLFVLHPEVPEAQVRETIERAKRLLEGMGGSVGQVHEWGLRDLAYPIQKQRRGYYVVIEYGAGGEAVRELERTLKIADEVMRFVSVRAAEVKRKESTGRKKAARAVSAPSEPEETTVVPE
- a CDS encoding aminoacyl-tRNA hydrolase, which produces MYLVVGLGNPGRRYAATRHNVGFMVIERLAERWRIELTRAMPGLKIGEGGVAGQAVRLVEPERFMNTSGEALLPLQPQAASLIVIHDDIDLAYGQLRVKRGGGAGGHRGVASIMECSGADFVRVRLGVGRPQPGEDAVAHVLAAFRPEELEHLAPLLETAADAVETVLREGLEAAMNRFNQRRPAVAGAN
- a CDS encoding pyridoxamine 5'-phosphate oxidase family protein, whose amino-acid sequence is MKRRHLIELSAEEQARFLAEHKTIALCSIDHRGYPHVIAMWYEVAADGSVLMTTYAKSQKARNIERNPKVALMAESGATYDQLKGVMIRGRAELIRDLDQCVGVLTRIHQKMGGALVPGIEEAMKAQARKRVVIRVVPERTGSWDHSKLGGVY